In the Pseudomonas orientalis genome, one interval contains:
- a CDS encoding N-acetylmuramoyl-L-alanine amidase, translating to MHRRQLLNLLLLSPLLAFPAGAFATQIRNARLWRSDDKLRLVFDLSGPVQYKTFSLTAPERLIIDLSGAGLSGDFSQLALKNSGITSIRSGHFGANDTRIVLDLAAPMQLNSFLLPPQEGQGHRLVLDLTRATSAPRQIAAEPVPLIAPVDKTHPRRDIIVVVDPGHGGKDPGAIGSRGQREKDVVLSIAQLLARRLKREKGFDVKLVRNDDFFVPLRKRVDIARQHKADMFISVHADAAPRLTASGASVYALSEGGATSATARFMAQRENGADLLGATTLLNLKDKDPMLAGVILDMSMNATIASSLQLGSSVLGSLQNITSLHQKRVEQAGFAVLKSPDVPSILVETGFISNAQDAQRLVTARHQQAVADGLFDGLKKYFEKNPPMNSYMAWMQEQKKGQV from the coding sequence ATGCACAGACGTCAGCTCCTCAACCTGCTGCTGCTCAGCCCCCTGCTCGCCTTTCCTGCGGGGGCGTTCGCCACGCAGATCCGCAATGCGCGCCTGTGGCGTTCGGACGATAAGCTGCGGCTGGTCTTCGACCTCAGCGGCCCGGTGCAGTACAAGACTTTTTCACTGACCGCCCCGGAACGCTTGATCATCGACCTGAGCGGTGCCGGGCTCAGTGGTGACTTCTCCCAGCTGGCGCTGAAAAACAGCGGAATTACCTCGATCCGTTCCGGGCATTTCGGCGCGAACGACACCCGCATCGTGCTGGACCTGGCCGCGCCGATGCAGCTCAACAGTTTCCTGTTGCCGCCCCAGGAGGGCCAGGGCCATCGCCTGGTGCTCGACCTGACCCGCGCCACGTCGGCGCCTCGTCAAATCGCCGCTGAGCCTGTGCCCTTGATCGCGCCGGTGGATAAAACCCATCCCCGGCGCGACATCATCGTGGTGGTCGACCCGGGTCACGGCGGCAAGGACCCCGGCGCCATCGGCTCCAGGGGCCAGCGCGAAAAAGACGTGGTGCTGTCGATCGCTCAGTTGCTGGCCAGACGCTTGAAGCGCGAAAAGGGTTTCGACGTGAAACTGGTGCGCAACGACGACTTTTTCGTGCCTTTGCGCAAGCGCGTGGACATCGCCCGTCAGCACAAAGCCGATATGTTCATTTCCGTGCATGCCGACGCCGCCCCCCGGCTCACCGCCTCGGGCGCCTCGGTGTACGCGTTGTCCGAAGGCGGCGCCACCTCCGCGACCGCACGCTTCATGGCACAGCGCGAAAACGGCGCGGACCTGCTGGGCGCCACGACATTGCTGAATCTCAAGGACAAGGACCCGATGCTCGCGGGAGTAATCCTCGACATGTCGATGAACGCCACCATCGCTTCCAGCCTGCAACTGGGCAGCTCGGTGCTGGGTAGCCTGCAAAACATCACCAGCCTGCACCAGAAGCGGGTGGAGCAGGCCGGATTCGCGGTCCTCAAATCACCGGACGTGCCATCGATCCTGGTCGAGACCGGCTTTATCTCCAATGCCCAGGACGCCCAGCGGCTGGTGACGGCGCGCCATCAACAGGCGGTTGCCGATGGTCTGTTCGACGGGCTTAAAAAATACTTCGAGAAGAACCCACCGATGAACAGCTACATGGCGTGGATGCAGGAGCAGAAGAAAGGCCAGGTCTAA
- the zigA gene encoding zinc metallochaperone GTPase ZigA, with the protein MPNRLPVTVLSGFLGAGKSTLLNHVLRNRENLRVAVIVNDMSEINIDGSEVQRDVTLNRAEEKLVEMSNGCICCTLREDLLEEVGKLAAEGRFDYLLIESTGISEPMPVAETFTFRDENGQSLADIARLDTMVTVVDGMNFLLDYQAAESLASRGETLGDEDERSITDLLIEQIEFADVILISKIDLIGSHEREELMAILERLNAQAQIIPMVMGQVPLNKILNTGRFDFERAAQAPGWLQELRGEHVPETQEYGIASTAYRARRPFHPQRFFDFIDRPWVNGKLLRSKGFFWLASKHQDAGSWSQAGGLMRHGFAGRWWRFVPKSQWPQDEESVAAIMGNWQPSTGDCRQELVFIGQNIDFAQMRVELGQCLLTDEEMALGVEGWRQLADPFGPWYEEAAA; encoded by the coding sequence ATGCCCAATCGTCTACCCGTTACCGTGTTGTCCGGCTTTCTCGGCGCCGGTAAGAGCACGCTGCTCAACCATGTACTGCGCAACCGCGAAAACCTGCGCGTGGCGGTGATCGTCAACGACATGAGCGAAATCAATATCGATGGCAGCGAGGTCCAGCGCGACGTCACCCTCAATCGCGCTGAAGAAAAGCTGGTGGAGATGAGCAACGGCTGCATCTGCTGCACCTTGCGCGAAGACTTGCTTGAAGAAGTCGGCAAGCTCGCCGCGGAAGGTCGGTTCGATTACCTGCTGATCGAATCCACCGGCATTTCCGAACCCATGCCTGTGGCCGAAACCTTCACCTTTCGCGATGAAAACGGGCAAAGCCTGGCGGACATCGCGCGCCTGGACACCATGGTCACCGTGGTCGACGGCATGAATTTCCTGCTCGACTATCAAGCCGCAGAAAGCCTGGCCTCACGCGGCGAAACCCTGGGCGACGAAGATGAGCGCTCGATCACCGACCTGCTGATCGAACAGATCGAATTTGCCGACGTGATACTGATCAGCAAGATCGACCTGATCGGCAGCCACGAGCGCGAAGAGTTGATGGCAATCCTCGAGCGCCTCAACGCCCAGGCGCAGATCATTCCGATGGTCATGGGCCAAGTGCCGCTGAACAAGATCCTCAACACCGGCCGCTTTGATTTCGAACGGGCCGCCCAGGCACCGGGCTGGTTGCAGGAATTGCGCGGTGAACACGTGCCGGAAACCCAAGAGTACGGAATTGCCTCCACCGCTTACCGCGCGCGCCGGCCCTTCCATCCGCAGCGGTTTTTCGACTTCATCGACCGCCCCTGGGTGAACGGCAAGCTGTTGCGTTCCAAAGGTTTCTTCTGGTTGGCCAGCAAACATCAGGACGCCGGCAGCTGGTCTCAGGCCGGTGGCTTGATGCGCCATGGTTTTGCCGGGCGCTGGTGGCGCTTCGTGCCGAAAAGCCAATGGCCGCAGGACGAAGAAAGTGTCGCGGCAATCATGGGCAATTGGCAGCCGAGCACTGGCGATTGCCGTCAGGAACTGGTGTTTATCGGGCAGAACATCGACTTTGCGCAGATGCGCGTCGAACTGGGCCAGTGCTTGCTCACTGATGAAGAAATGGCCCTGGGCGTGGAAGGCTGGCGCCAGTTGGCTGATCCCTTCGGCCCCTGGTATGAGGAGGCAGCCGCCTGA
- a CDS encoding metal ABC transporter permease, with amino-acid sequence MHFAAHLWMPFVDFVFMRRALIGGLVLACSTAPLGVFLILRRMSLIGDAVAHGILPGAALGFWFAGLSLPALTIGGLGAGLSMAGLSAWITRRTGLREDASLAAIYPISLAAGVLILGIAGKRLDLLHLLFGSALAVDETTLTGMLWVTGFSLIAMALIYKPLLLDTLDPLFLQTVSRLGPLAHGLFLTLVVLNLVIGFQAIGALMVVGLMMLPAIASRFWSRRLPVLIAVSAVLGCLSVWLGLLLSFYYSLPSGPAIVLVAGGGYLLSVVFGPVHGLLRRPPLLSSQ; translated from the coding sequence ATGCATTTTGCCGCCCACTTGTGGATGCCCTTTGTCGATTTCGTATTCATGCGCCGCGCGCTGATCGGGGGCCTGGTGCTGGCCTGCAGCACCGCGCCGCTCGGGGTGTTCCTGATCCTGCGGCGCATGAGCCTGATCGGTGATGCGGTGGCCCACGGCATTCTGCCCGGCGCCGCCCTTGGCTTCTGGTTCGCCGGGCTGAGCCTGCCCGCGCTGACCATCGGCGGCCTCGGCGCAGGGCTGAGCATGGCGGGGCTGTCCGCGTGGATCACCCGCCGTACCGGCTTGCGCGAAGACGCCAGCCTCGCGGCCATCTACCCCATCTCCCTTGCCGCCGGGGTGTTGATCCTTGGTATCGCCGGCAAGCGCCTGGACCTGCTGCACCTGCTGTTCGGCTCGGCGCTGGCGGTGGATGAAACCACCCTCACCGGCATGCTGTGGGTCACCGGCTTCAGCCTGATTGCCATGGCGCTGATCTACAAACCGCTGCTGCTCGATACCCTCGACCCGCTGTTCCTGCAAACCGTCAGCCGCCTGGGCCCGCTTGCCCACGGATTGTTCCTGACCCTGGTAGTGCTGAACCTGGTGATCGGTTTCCAGGCCATCGGCGCCTTGATGGTGGTGGGTTTGATGATGCTGCCGGCCATCGCTTCACGCTTCTGGAGCCGGCGCCTGCCGGTGTTGATTGCGGTATCGGCCGTGCTGGGATGCCTGTCGGTGTGGCTGGGTCTGCTGTTGTCGTTCTACTACTCACTGCCCAGCGGCCCGGCCATCGTGCTGGTGGCGGGCGGCGGGTATTTGTTGTCCGTGGTCTTCGGTCCGGTGCACGGCTTGCTGCGCCGCCCGCCCTTGCTGTCCTCCCAATGA
- the folE2 gene encoding GTP cyclohydrolase FolE2, translating into MNALTLPDIAAQASRQALPLDWVGMCGVALPVLFDGQRLPATADAGVSLDDGLARGIHMSRLYLALEMFDQQPLTPALLRNVLERFLDTHEDLSNNAYLRIHTDLLLKRPALVSPLDGWKSYPVSIEARLENQMFHVELKIDVTYSSTCPCSAALARQLIQQQFMNDFANTPLQHADVLTWLGSVNGIVATPHSQRSSAQLHVHLQGEQLAIVDLINSAEAALGTAVQTAVKRADEQAFALANGQNLMFCEDAARRLNLALKRSDAVKAFHLKVVHAESLHAHDAVAESRWTRPST; encoded by the coding sequence ATGAATGCGCTGACTCTGCCGGATATCGCCGCGCAGGCTTCACGCCAAGCCTTGCCACTCGACTGGGTGGGCATGTGCGGCGTTGCCTTGCCTGTCCTGTTCGATGGCCAACGCCTGCCCGCCACCGCCGATGCAGGTGTGAGCCTGGATGATGGTCTGGCGCGTGGCATTCATATGTCACGCCTGTACCTGGCCCTGGAGATGTTCGACCAGCAGCCACTAACGCCCGCACTTTTGCGTAATGTACTGGAGCGCTTTCTCGACACACATGAAGATTTATCTAATAACGCCTACCTGCGTATTCACACAGACTTGCTGTTAAAACGCCCTGCCCTGGTCAGCCCTTTAGACGGTTGGAAGAGCTATCCGGTAAGCATCGAGGCGCGTCTGGAAAACCAGATGTTCCACGTGGAACTAAAAATTGACGTTACCTATTCATCAACTTGTCCATGCTCAGCCGCGCTCGCCAGGCAGTTGATTCAACAGCAATTTATGAATGATTTCGCCAACACGCCATTGCAACACGCGGACGTACTGACCTGGCTCGGCAGCGTCAACGGCATTGTCGCCACGCCCCACAGCCAGCGCAGCAGCGCGCAGTTGCACGTGCATCTGCAAGGCGAACAACTGGCGATTGTCGATTTGATCAACAGTGCCGAAGCCGCCCTCGGCACCGCCGTGCAAACGGCAGTGAAACGTGCCGACGAGCAAGCCTTCGCTCTGGCCAATGGGCAAAACCTGATGTTCTGCGAGGACGCCGCGCGCCGCCTTAATCTCGCCTTGAAACGCTCGGATGCGGTCAAAGCCTTTCACCTCAAAGTGGTCCACGCCGAAAGCCTGCACGCGCACGATGCCGTGGCTGAAAGCCGCTGGACGAGACCTTCCACATGA
- a CDS encoding DUF1826 domain-containing protein, whose translation MLAPVIPLRPVIRQACGDTPLALSGILEDGVNLALWQRQLPLHIADFGALVVALDEPLGEALVVELNNEDSAPNLHGFASCCRDLEGYDGFIADVSWLISAFACLLGARRIGVRLRLLDKAMCPRFHVDHVPVRLITTYAGVGSQWLREGVMDRRRLSQPDAEPTERIEHIHCGEVALLKGTKWHGNEHHGLIHRSPALKANERRLILTLDWLA comes from the coding sequence ATGCTGGCCCCGGTCATTCCCCTGCGCCCCGTGATCCGCCAGGCCTGCGGCGATACCCCGCTGGCGCTGTCCGGCATCCTGGAAGATGGCGTGAACCTGGCGCTGTGGCAGCGCCAATTACCGTTGCATATCGCTGACTTTGGCGCGCTGGTGGTGGCGCTTGATGAGCCGTTGGGCGAAGCATTGGTCGTTGAATTAAACAATGAAGACTCCGCGCCGAACTTGCACGGCTTTGCGTCCTGTTGCCGTGACCTTGAAGGCTATGACGGCTTTATCGCCGATGTCTCCTGGCTGATCAGCGCATTCGCCTGCCTGCTTGGCGCCAGGCGTATCGGCGTACGTTTGCGCTTGCTGGACAAGGCCATGTGCCCGCGTTTTCATGTCGACCATGTGCCCGTGCGGCTGATCACCACCTACGCCGGCGTCGGCAGCCAATGGCTGCGCGAAGGCGTCATGGATCGCCGCCGGTTGAGCCAGCCCGACGCTGAGCCCACCGAACGCATCGAGCACATCCACTGCGGTGAAGTGGCGCTGCTCAAGGGTACAAAATGGCATGGCAATGAACACCATGGCTTGATTCACCGCTCGCCCGCACTGAAGGCGAATGAGCGTCGCTTGATTCTGACCCTGGATTGGCTCGCATAA
- a CDS encoding CobW family GTP-binding protein translates to MLQNIPTHVIAGPLGAGKTSLIKHLLSQRPANERWAVLINEFGQIGLDAALLTQDDDGIALGEVAGGCLCCVNGAPFQVGLGRLLRRAKPDRLFIEPSGLGHPAQLLKQLSQAPWQDVLAVQPCVLVLDAQALAAGKPLPPAQQEALASAGLLVLNKDEALDAVQRQAIEQRLPGSALYWTRQAQLPIEQLPGVRAQAGGAVDNFAVPNGLVHMQAVWSDPTLPICLSQAQEEGWSIGWRWHPSQQFDLVRLNQWLTSLAWRRAKLVIHSRDAWVSANAVDNSPLAWQPSEWRRDSRIELIFIAPQDVTALQAALAACRY, encoded by the coding sequence ATGCTGCAGAACATTCCCACCCATGTGATTGCCGGGCCCTTGGGCGCCGGCAAGACCAGCCTGATCAAACACCTGCTTTCCCAGCGTCCGGCCAACGAGCGCTGGGCAGTGTTGATCAATGAATTCGGGCAGATCGGGCTGGACGCGGCCTTGCTCACTCAAGACGACGATGGCATTGCCCTGGGCGAGGTGGCGGGTGGCTGCCTGTGTTGTGTGAATGGTGCGCCGTTCCAGGTAGGCCTGGGTCGGTTGTTGCGTAGGGCCAAGCCGGATCGGCTGTTTATCGAGCCCTCGGGCCTGGGCCATCCGGCGCAGTTACTCAAACAACTGAGCCAGGCGCCATGGCAGGACGTGCTGGCGGTCCAACCCTGCGTACTGGTGCTGGACGCGCAGGCCCTGGCTGCGGGCAAACCCTTGCCACCAGCGCAGCAAGAGGCGCTGGCCAGTGCCGGCCTGCTGGTGTTGAACAAGGATGAGGCGCTGGATGCGGTGCAGCGCCAAGCCATTGAACAACGGTTACCCGGCAGTGCGCTTTATTGGACGCGTCAGGCGCAGTTGCCGATTGAGCAATTGCCCGGTGTGAGGGCACAGGCTGGCGGCGCTGTGGATAACTTCGCGGTCCCCAATGGCTTGGTGCACATGCAGGCGGTCTGGAGCGATCCCACGCTGCCGATCTGCCTGAGCCAGGCCCAGGAGGAAGGCTGGAGCATCGGCTGGCGCTGGCATCCGAGCCAGCAATTTGACCTGGTGCGTTTGAATCAATGGCTGACAAGTCTGGCGTGGCGTCGCGCCAAGCTGGTTATCCACAGTCGTGACGCCTGGGTGTCCGCCAATGCTGTGGATAACAGCCCGCTGGCCTGGCAGCCCAGCGAATGGCGCCGCGATTCGCGCATCGAGCTGATCTTCATTGCCCCTCAGGACGTGACCGCATTGCAGGCCGCGCTGGCGGCCTGCCGTTACTGA
- the pdxY gene encoding pyridoxal kinase PdxY — translation MKRTPHLLAIQSHVVFGHAGNSAAVFPMQRVGVNVWPLNTVQFSNHTQYGHWAGEVLAPQQIPALVEGIAAIGELGNCDAVLSGYLGSAAQGRAILSGVARIKALNPKAMYLCDPVMGHPEKGCSVPQEVSDFLLNEAAAMADFLCPNQLELDSFAGRKPQSLFDCLAMAKALLARGPKAVLVKHLDYPGKLPDGFEMLLVTAEGSWHLRRPLLAFPRQPVGVGDLTSGLFLARVLLGDSLVAAFEFTAAAVHEVLLETQACASYELELVRAQDRIAHPRVRFEATPISL, via the coding sequence ATGAAACGTACACCCCATCTGCTTGCGATCCAGTCTCATGTGGTCTTTGGCCACGCCGGAAACAGCGCCGCCGTGTTCCCCATGCAGCGGGTCGGGGTGAATGTATGGCCGCTCAACACGGTGCAGTTCTCCAACCACACACAGTATGGCCACTGGGCGGGTGAAGTGCTGGCGCCGCAGCAAATTCCTGCGCTGGTGGAAGGTATCGCGGCGATCGGCGAACTGGGTAACTGTGATGCGGTGCTGTCCGGCTACCTCGGCAGTGCGGCTCAGGGGCGCGCCATTCTGAGTGGCGTGGCGCGTATCAAAGCGCTCAATCCCAAGGCGATGTACCTGTGCGACCCGGTGATGGGCCATCCGGAAAAGGGCTGCAGCGTGCCGCAGGAAGTCAGTGATTTCCTGCTGAACGAAGCTGCGGCCATGGCGGACTTCCTGTGTCCTAACCAGCTGGAGCTGGACAGTTTTGCCGGGCGCAAGCCGCAATCGCTGTTCGATTGCCTGGCGATGGCCAAGGCACTGCTGGCGCGCGGGCCGAAGGCAGTGCTGGTCAAGCATCTGGATTACCCGGGCAAGCTGCCGGACGGCTTCGAGATGTTGCTGGTGACGGCCGAGGGCAGTTGGCACTTGCGCAGACCGCTGCTGGCCTTCCCGCGCCAGCCGGTGGGCGTGGGTGACCTGACGTCGGGGCTGTTCCTGGCGCGGGTGCTGTTGGGCGATAGCCTGGTGGCGGCCTTCGAGTTCACGGCGGCGGCGGTGCATGAGGTGCTGCTGGAGACTCAGGCCTGCGCCAGTTACGAGCTGGAACTGGTGCGGGCGCAGGATCGAATCGCCCATCCCCGCGTACGCTTCGAGGCGACGCCGATCAGCCTGTAA
- a CDS encoding glutamine synthetase has translation MKRLWYILLLAAAGPACAQSPSLLAHCTRSATLLACVDPLGNAYSVATVGSTTYLRGFEVIGKRYWAQTNSRYGQLTFFTGLASDGETWVGYTRRVGWTTLNRFSSSGGASAAFTCSRITGC, from the coding sequence ATGAAACGCCTGTGGTACATCCTGCTATTGGCAGCGGCGGGACCTGCCTGTGCCCAATCCCCCAGCCTGTTGGCCCACTGCACGCGCAGCGCCACCCTGCTGGCCTGCGTGGACCCGCTGGGCAATGCCTACAGCGTGGCGACCGTTGGCAGCACCACGTATTTGCGCGGTTTCGAGGTGATCGGCAAACGCTACTGGGCACAAACCAACAGCCGCTATGGGCAATTGACGTTCTTTACCGGGTTGGCCTCGGACGGTGAGACGTGGGTCGGCTACACGCGGCGCGTGGGCTGGACCACCCTTAACCGCTTCTCCAGTTCCGGTGGCGCCAGCGCCGCCTTCACCTGCAGCCGAATCACCGGCTGTTAG
- a CDS encoding DUF3301 domain-containing protein translates to MLTLGNMFVLMLLATGAAWVWHNHGLRERALERVKQHCAKLDIELLDGAVALKRIGFVKDAKGRRRLARVYNFEFTVTGEARHSGTITQFGAHSAQIELAPYPFEAKEPLPSAEVIELSQWRQDHATKNRQ, encoded by the coding sequence ATGCTGACCCTAGGAAACATGTTCGTGTTGATGTTGCTGGCGACCGGCGCCGCCTGGGTCTGGCACAACCATGGCTTGCGCGAGCGCGCGCTGGAGCGCGTCAAGCAGCACTGCGCCAAGCTCGACATCGAACTGCTTGACGGCGCGGTGGCGTTGAAACGCATCGGTTTCGTGAAGGATGCCAAGGGTCGGCGCCGTCTGGCACGCGTCTACAATTTCGAGTTCACCGTGACGGGCGAGGCTCGCCACAGCGGGACCATCACCCAATTTGGCGCCCACAGCGCACAGATCGAACTGGCGCCCTACCCGTTCGAAGCCAAGGAGCCACTGCCCAGCGCCGAGGTTATCGAACTGAGCCAGTGGCGCCAGGACCACGCCACCAAGAACCGTCAGTAA
- a CDS encoding metal ABC transporter ATP-binding protein, with protein sequence MITCNALRWGAPGQPLTPAVDFTLEKGSLTGVIGPNGCGKSSLLKVIAGLQKPLAGNVSVDVARRGGLAFLPQQQHLDRQFPISLQELVAAGLWGTRLTPPQRSERLHAVLEDWCLGGLEQRPLMALSGGQLQRALLARMSLTDSPVLLLDEPHAALDEEGQALCWKHIHAWHDEGCTLMVVCHDLASVRHHTQQVLHIKSTGCALGSSKTLIRPQPQLQVA encoded by the coding sequence ATGATCACCTGCAACGCGTTGCGCTGGGGCGCTCCGGGCCAACCGCTGACCCCCGCCGTGGATTTCACCCTGGAAAAAGGCAGCCTCACCGGCGTAATCGGCCCCAATGGCTGTGGCAAAAGCAGCCTGCTCAAGGTCATCGCCGGCTTGCAGAAGCCGCTGGCGGGTAACGTCAGCGTGGATGTTGCACGGCGTGGCGGCCTGGCCTTCCTGCCCCAGCAGCAACATTTGGACCGTCAGTTTCCTATCAGCCTGCAAGAACTGGTCGCCGCAGGTCTGTGGGGCACTCGGCTCACGCCGCCGCAACGCAGCGAGCGCCTGCACGCTGTGCTGGAAGACTGGTGCCTCGGCGGCCTGGAGCAACGCCCGTTAATGGCCTTGTCTGGCGGGCAACTGCAACGCGCCCTGCTCGCCCGCATGAGCCTGACCGACTCGCCGGTGTTGCTGCTCGACGAACCCCACGCCGCCCTCGACGAAGAAGGCCAGGCGCTGTGCTGGAAACACATCCATGCCTGGCATGACGAAGGCTGCACGCTGATGGTGGTCTGTCATGACTTGGCGTCGGTGCGCCATCACACACAACAGGTGCTGCACATCAAAAGCACGGGCTGCGCGCTGGGATCGAGTAAAACGTTGATCCGCCCACAACCGCAGTTGCAGGTGGCCTGA
- a CDS encoding DapH/DapD/GlmU-related protein yields MIRKNPSGDLPVIAESAYVDKTAIICGKVIIGENVFVGPYAVIRADEVDACGAMDPITIGANSNIQDGVVIHSKSGAAVTIGEFTSIAHRSIVHGPCTVGDRVFIGFNSVLFNCAVGDGCVVRHNSVVDGRDLPAAFYVPSTTRIGPTTDLSQFPPVSVSASEFSEDVARTNVDLVRGYKALQNEF; encoded by the coding sequence ATGATTCGCAAGAACCCTTCCGGCGACCTGCCGGTGATTGCCGAATCGGCCTACGTCGACAAAACCGCGATCATCTGCGGCAAGGTCATCATCGGCGAAAACGTGTTTGTGGGTCCCTACGCCGTGATCCGCGCCGACGAAGTCGACGCCTGCGGCGCCATGGACCCGATCACCATCGGCGCCAATTCCAATATCCAGGACGGCGTGGTGATTCACTCCAAATCCGGTGCCGCCGTGACCATCGGCGAGTTCACCTCGATTGCGCACCGCTCCATCGTCCATGGCCCCTGCACCGTCGGCGACCGCGTGTTCATCGGTTTCAACAGCGTGCTGTTCAACTGCGCCGTGGGCGACGGTTGCGTGGTGCGGCATAACTCGGTGGTGGACGGCCGCGACCTGCCCGCTGCCTTCTATGTACCCTCCACCACCCGCATCGGGCCCACTACCGACCTGTCGCAATTCCCACCGGTGAGCGTCAGCGCCTCGGAGTTTTCCGAAGACGTGGCGCGCACCAATGTCGACCTGGTGCGCGGTTACAAAGCCCTGCAAAACGAGTTCTGA
- a CDS encoding metal ABC transporter substrate-binding protein, translating into MRALLVLFSLLLPLSMAQAADKLQVVTSFSILDDITHQIGGDHIQISNMVGPDADAHTYEPTPDDAKALLKAKLIIKNGLGFEPWLDRLVASTETQATVVTASKGVISHTMDEDGETIPDPHAWHNLANAEIYVNNITKALVAADPANQADYLRNSQAYLKDIHRLLAEAKVKFGALPAGNRRIVTSHDAFGYLGQAYGIQFLAPQGLSTEREPSAAEVAALITQIRKDKVKAVFMENIKDSRLLKQIADESGAQIGGTLYSDALATEGPASTFIGLFEYNLNTLCAALSKP; encoded by the coding sequence ATGCGCGCTCTACTCGTGCTGTTCAGTCTGCTGCTGCCGCTCTCGATGGCCCAGGCCGCCGACAAACTCCAGGTGGTCACCAGCTTCAGTATCCTGGATGACATCACCCATCAGATCGGTGGCGACCATATTCAGATCAGCAACATGGTCGGCCCGGACGCCGACGCCCACACCTACGAACCCACGCCGGACGATGCCAAGGCGCTGCTCAAGGCCAAGCTCATCATCAAGAACGGCCTGGGCTTCGAGCCATGGCTGGACCGCCTGGTGGCCAGCACTGAAACCCAGGCCACGGTAGTCACCGCCAGCAAGGGCGTGATTTCCCACACCATGGACGAGGACGGCGAAACCATCCCCGACCCGCACGCCTGGCACAACCTGGCCAACGCCGAAATCTACGTCAACAACATCACCAAAGCGCTGGTAGCCGCCGACCCGGCCAACCAGGCTGACTACCTGCGCAACAGCCAGGCCTACCTGAAGGACATCCACCGCCTGCTGGCCGAAGCCAAGGTCAAGTTCGGCGCACTGCCTGCCGGTAACCGCCGTATCGTCACCTCCCATGACGCCTTCGGTTACCTGGGCCAGGCCTACGGTATCCAGTTCCTCGCGCCCCAGGGCCTGTCCACCGAGCGTGAACCATCGGCCGCCGAAGTGGCCGCGTTGATCACCCAGATCCGCAAGGACAAGGTCAAGGCCGTGTTCATGGAAAACATCAAGGACTCACGCCTGCTCAAGCAGATTGCCGACGAAAGCGGCGCACAGATCGGCGGCACGCTGTACTCCGACGCCCTCGCCACAGAAGGGCCGGCCAGTACCTTTATCGGGCTGTTCGAATACAACCTCAACACCTTGTGCGCGGCGCTGAGCAAACCATGA
- a CDS encoding acyl-CoA thioesterase, which produces MEPGNAQLSMTVLMTPDMANFSGNVHGGTLLKYLDEVAYACASRYAGRYVVTLSVDQVIFREPIHVGELVTFLASVNYTGNTSMEVGIKVVTENIRERSVRHTNSCFFTMVAVDDQRKPAAVPPLQPQNSEDKRRFVQAQQRRQIRQELERRYQEIKADAP; this is translated from the coding sequence ATGGAACCCGGAAACGCCCAGCTGTCGATGACGGTATTGATGACCCCTGACATGGCCAATTTCTCAGGCAATGTCCACGGCGGCACCCTGCTCAAGTACCTCGACGAAGTGGCGTACGCATGCGCCAGCCGTTATGCCGGCCGTTATGTGGTCACGCTGTCGGTGGACCAGGTGATTTTCCGCGAGCCGATCCATGTCGGCGAACTGGTGACCTTTCTTGCGTCGGTGAACTACACCGGCAACACCTCGATGGAAGTGGGCATCAAGGTGGTGACCGAGAACATTCGTGAGCGCTCGGTGCGTCATACCAACAGCTGCTTCTTCACCATGGTGGCGGTGGACGACCAGCGCAAACCGGCCGCCGTCCCCCCCTTGCAGCCGCAGAACAGCGAAGACAAACGCCGCTTCGTGCAGGCCCAGCAGCGTCGGCAGATTCGCCAGGAACTGGAAAGGCGTTATCAGGAAATCAAGGCCGACGCGCCCTGA